From Streptomyces asiaticus, one genomic window encodes:
- a CDS encoding hemolysin family protein, translating to MSAQLVTAAVLLVVVAWLAACAEAGLARTTRFRAAEAVRSGRRGSAKLMLVAEDPTRYLNVALLVRVACEVAAGAVVTYASLREFPETWKALTVAIGVMVLVSYVAVGVSPRTIGAQHPLNTATVAAYVLIPLARVMGPIPPLLILLGNALTPGKGFRKGPFASEAELRALVDLAEQESLIEDEERRMVHSVFELGDTLVREVMVPRTDLVVIERFKTIRQALTLALRSGFSRIPVTGENEDDIVGIVYLKDLVRKTHINREAEAELVSTAMRPAAFVPDTKNAGDLLREMQQERNHVAVVIDEYGGTAGIVTIEDILEEIVGEITDEYDRELPPVEDLGDGTHRVTARLALGDLGELYGTDLEDEDVETVGGLLAKALGRVPIAGAKAEVDVPEGGVDPALKALRLTAESPAGRRNRIVTVLVEPIRETVAAGPG from the coding sequence ATGAGCGCGCAGCTCGTCACCGCGGCCGTCCTGCTGGTCGTGGTGGCCTGGCTGGCGGCCTGCGCGGAGGCCGGTCTCGCCCGCACCACCCGGTTCCGCGCCGCGGAGGCCGTGCGCTCCGGGCGCCGGGGCAGCGCCAAGCTGATGCTCGTCGCCGAGGACCCCACCCGCTATCTCAACGTGGCCCTGCTGGTCCGGGTCGCCTGCGAGGTCGCGGCGGGCGCGGTCGTCACCTACGCGAGCCTGCGCGAGTTCCCCGAGACCTGGAAGGCACTGACCGTCGCGATCGGCGTGATGGTCCTGGTGTCGTATGTGGCCGTCGGCGTCTCGCCGCGCACCATCGGCGCCCAGCATCCGCTCAACACCGCGACCGTCGCCGCCTATGTGCTGATCCCGCTGGCCCGGGTCATGGGCCCCATCCCGCCGCTGCTGATCCTCCTCGGTAACGCGCTGACGCCCGGCAAGGGCTTCCGAAAGGGCCCGTTCGCCTCCGAGGCCGAGCTGCGCGCCCTGGTGGACCTCGCCGAGCAGGAGTCGCTGATCGAGGACGAGGAGCGGCGCATGGTCCACTCCGTCTTCGAGCTCGGCGACACCCTGGTGCGCGAGGTGATGGTGCCGCGCACCGACCTCGTGGTCATCGAGCGCTTCAAGACCATCCGGCAGGCCCTCACCCTCGCGCTGCGCTCCGGCTTCTCCCGGATCCCGGTCACCGGGGAGAACGAGGACGACATCGTCGGGATCGTCTACCTCAAGGACCTGGTCCGCAAGACGCATATCAACCGCGAGGCCGAGGCCGAGCTGGTCTCCACCGCGATGCGGCCCGCCGCCTTCGTCCCGGACACCAAGAACGCGGGCGATCTGCTGCGCGAGATGCAGCAGGAGCGCAACCACGTGGCCGTGGTGATCGACGAGTACGGCGGCACGGCCGGGATCGTCACCATCGAGGACATCCTGGAGGAGATCGTCGGAGAGATCACCGACGAGTACGACCGCGAGCTGCCGCCCGTCGAGGACCTCGGCGACGGCACCCACCGGGTGACCGCCCGGCTCGCCCTGGGCGACCTGGGGGAGCTGTACGGCACGGATCTGGAGGACGAGGACGTCGAGACGGTGGGCGGGCTGCTCGCCAAGGCGCTGGGCCGGGTGCCGATCGCGGGCGCCAAGGCCGAGGTCGACGTCCCCGAGGGCGGGGTGGACCCCGCGCTCAAGGCGCTGCGGCTGACCGCCGAGTCCCCGGCGGGCCGCCGCAACCGCATCGTCACGGTGCTGGTCGAGCCGATTCGCGAAACCGTCGCGGCCGGGCCGGGGTAA
- the ybeY gene encoding rRNA maturation RNase YbeY, which translates to MAIDVNNESGTDIDERAVLDIARYALARMRIHPLSELSVIVVDADAMEQLHIQWMDLPGPTDVMSFPMDELRPPAKDDEEPPQGLLGDIVLCPEVAKKQGEEAPTGHSMDEELQLLTVHGVLHLLGYDHEEADERAEMFGLQAAIVDGWRAEQGVTGPSPAPTVR; encoded by the coding sequence ATGGCGATCGACGTCAACAACGAATCCGGTACCGATATCGACGAGCGGGCGGTGCTGGACATCGCCCGCTACGCGCTCGCCCGGATGCGTATCCACCCGCTCTCCGAGCTCTCGGTGATCGTCGTCGACGCCGACGCCATGGAGCAGTTGCACATCCAGTGGATGGATCTGCCGGGTCCGACCGATGTCATGTCCTTCCCGATGGACGAGCTGCGCCCGCCGGCCAAGGACGACGAGGAGCCCCCGCAGGGCCTCCTCGGGGACATCGTGCTCTGCCCCGAAGTGGCCAAGAAGCAGGGGGAGGAGGCGCCGACCGGGCACTCCATGGACGAGGAGCTCCAGCTGCTCACCGTCCACGGCGTCCTCCACCTCCTCGGCTATGACCACGAGGAGGCGGACGAGCGCGCCGAGATGTTCGGCCTCCAGGCCGCCATCGTCGACGGCTGGCGCGCGGAGCAGGGCGTCACCGGCCCCTCCCCGGCCCCCACCGTCCGATGA
- a CDS encoding PhoH family protein, with protein MTQPTTAPQARAQFTVPSKHPMVMVLGSGDALLRVIENAFPATDIHVRGNEVSATGDPKEVALVQRLFDEMMLVLRTGQPMTEDAVERSISMLRAAENGGSEVQETPAEVLTQNILSNRGRTIRPKTLNQKRYVDAIDKHTVVFGIGPAGTGKTYLAMAKAVQALQSKQVNRIILTRPAVEAGERLGFLPGTLYEKIDPYLRPLYDALHDMLDPDSIPRLMAAGTIEVAPLAYMRGRTLNDAFIILDEAQNTNPEQMKMFLTRLGFDSKIVITGDITQIDLPGGTKSGLRQVREILDGVDDVHFSMLTSTDVVRHKLVGRIVDAYDQYDSRNGK; from the coding sequence ATGACGCAACCAACCACAGCACCGCAGGCGCGTGCGCAGTTCACGGTCCCGAGCAAGCACCCCATGGTCATGGTTCTGGGATCCGGTGACGCGCTGCTCCGTGTGATCGAGAACGCGTTCCCGGCGACTGATATTCATGTACGGGGCAACGAAGTCAGCGCCACCGGGGATCCGAAGGAAGTAGCCCTGGTCCAGCGTCTGTTCGATGAGATGATGCTGGTGCTCCGCACCGGTCAACCGATGACGGAGGATGCGGTGGAGCGCTCGATCTCCATGCTGCGCGCGGCTGAGAACGGCGGAAGCGAGGTGCAGGAGACGCCCGCCGAGGTGCTCACCCAGAACATCCTCTCCAACCGCGGCCGCACCATCCGCCCCAAGACGCTCAACCAGAAGCGCTATGTCGACGCCATCGACAAGCACACGGTCGTCTTCGGCATCGGCCCCGCGGGCACCGGCAAGACCTATCTCGCCATGGCCAAGGCGGTCCAGGCGCTGCAATCCAAGCAGGTCAACCGGATCATCCTCACCCGGCCCGCGGTCGAGGCGGGGGAGCGGCTCGGCTTCCTGCCCGGCACCCTCTACGAGAAGATCGACCCGTATCTGCGGCCGCTCTACGACGCGCTGCACGACATGCTCGACCCCGACTCCATCCCGCGCCTGATGGCCGCGGGCACGATCGAGGTCGCGCCGCTGGCGTACATGCGTGGCCGTACGCTCAATGACGCGTTCATCATCCTCGACGAGGCACAGAACACGAACCCCGAGCAGATGAAGATGTTCCTCACCCGGCTCGGCTTCGACTCCAAGATAGTGATCACGGGCGACATCACCCAGATCGACCTCCCCGGCGGGACCAAGAGCGGTCTGCGCCAGGTGCGGGAGATCCTGGACGGCGTCGATGATGTTCACTTCTCCATGCTCACCAGCACCGACGTGGTCCGTCACAAGCTGGTCGGCCGGATCGTCGACGCATACGACCAGTACGACAGCCGCAACGGAAAGTAA
- a CDS encoding carbohydrate kinase family protein: MTTHEGDKLTAGYHLLDPLADVRRPGDADCDVYLTGTVFLDIIFTGLDSAPVRGTESWARGMGSSPGGVANMATALARLGLRTSLAAAFGDDHYGDYCRDALDHGEGIDLSLSRTIPGWHSPVTVSMAYEGERTMVSHGHEAPPPEAPAPSCPPPARAAVASLVPGGGQEWVAEAARRGSRIFADVGWDDTGRWDPADLAELEHCEAFLPNAEEAMRYTRTDCPRAAARALSDLVPLAVVTLGSEGAYAVDSRTGETAEVPAISVEALDPTGAGDVFVAGFVTGTLAGWPLADRLAFAGLTAALSVQEFGGSLSAPGWVEIAAWWQHARAYDDQPARALRRYAFLDRLLPAAARPWPLRRAVPTIGFRKA, translated from the coding sequence GTGACGACACACGAGGGCGACAAGCTCACGGCGGGCTACCACCTGCTCGACCCGCTCGCGGATGTGCGCCGCCCCGGCGACGCGGACTGCGACGTCTATCTCACCGGCACGGTCTTCCTGGACATCATCTTCACCGGTCTGGACAGCGCCCCCGTCCGCGGCACCGAGTCCTGGGCCCGCGGCATGGGGTCGAGCCCCGGCGGCGTCGCCAATATGGCCACCGCCCTGGCCCGGCTCGGCCTGCGCACCTCGCTCGCCGCCGCCTTCGGCGACGACCACTACGGGGACTACTGCCGGGACGCCCTGGACCACGGCGAGGGCATCGATCTGTCGCTCTCCCGCACGATCCCCGGCTGGCACTCCCCGGTGACCGTCTCCATGGCCTACGAGGGCGAGCGGACCATGGTCTCCCACGGCCATGAGGCCCCGCCGCCCGAGGCGCCCGCGCCCAGCTGCCCGCCCCCGGCCCGCGCCGCCGTGGCCTCCCTGGTGCCCGGCGGCGGCCAGGAGTGGGTCGCCGAGGCCGCCCGCCGCGGCAGCAGGATCTTCGCGGACGTCGGCTGGGACGACACCGGCCGCTGGGACCCGGCCGACCTCGCCGAGCTGGAGCACTGCGAGGCGTTCCTGCCCAACGCCGAGGAGGCGATGCGCTACACCCGCACCGACTGCCCGCGCGCCGCCGCCCGTGCCCTGTCCGACCTGGTGCCGCTGGCCGTCGTCACGCTCGGCTCCGAGGGGGCGTACGCGGTCGACAGCCGCACCGGCGAGACCGCCGAGGTGCCCGCGATCTCCGTGGAGGCCCTGGACCCGACCGGGGCCGGGGATGTGTTCGTCGCAGGTTTCGTCACCGGCACGCTCGCCGGGTGGCCGCTCGCCGACCGGCTGGCCTTCGCCGGGCTGACCGCCGCGCTGTCGGTGCAGGAGTTCGGCGGCTCGCTGTCGGCGCCCGGCTGGGTCGAGATCGCCGCCTGGTGGCAGCACGCCCGCGCCTACGACGACCAGCCCGCCCGCGCCCTGCGCCGCTACGCCTTCCTCGACCGGCTGCTCCCGGCCGCCGCCCGCCCCTGGCCGCTGCGCCGGGCCGTGCCGACGATCGGTTTCCGCAAGGCGTAG
- a CDS encoding ribonuclease Z — MSARELIVLGTASQVPTRHRNHNGYLLRWDGEGLLFDPGEGTQRQMLRAGVAAHDIDRICVTHFHGDHSLGLAGVIQRINLDRVPHRVTAHYPASGQRFFERLRYATAYRETVALTEEPVAGDGALLARTPAYTLEAVRLSHPVESYGYRLIEPDGRRMLPERLAALGVRGPDIGRLQRDRVLETEGRTVAIEEVSEVRRGQRFAFIMDTRLCDGADALAQGCDLLVIESTFLDEDEALAVEYGHLTAGQAARLAAGAGVRHLVLTHFSQRYGDPSEFERQARDAGFEGELTVAQDLMTVALPKRR; from the coding sequence TTGTCCGCGCGGGAACTGATCGTCCTCGGCACCGCCAGCCAGGTGCCGACCCGGCACCGCAACCACAACGGCTATCTGCTGCGCTGGGACGGCGAGGGCCTGCTGTTCGACCCCGGCGAGGGCACCCAGCGCCAGATGCTGAGGGCCGGGGTCGCCGCCCATGACATCGACCGGATCTGTGTCACCCACTTCCACGGGGACCACTCCCTGGGCCTGGCCGGGGTGATCCAGCGGATCAACCTGGACCGGGTGCCGCACCGGGTGACCGCCCACTACCCGGCGAGCGGACAGCGGTTCTTCGAGCGGCTGCGCTACGCGACCGCCTACCGCGAGACGGTCGCGCTGACCGAGGAGCCGGTCGCCGGTGACGGCGCGCTGCTGGCCCGCACCCCCGCGTACACGCTGGAGGCCGTCCGGCTCTCGCACCCCGTCGAGTCCTACGGCTATCGCCTGATCGAACCCGACGGCCGCAGGATGCTGCCCGAGCGGCTCGCCGCGCTGGGCGTCCGCGGCCCGGACATCGGCCGGCTCCAGCGGGATCGGGTGCTGGAGACCGAGGGGCGCACGGTGGCGATCGAGGAGGTCAGCGAGGTGCGCCGGGGGCAGCGCTTCGCGTTCATCATGGACACCCGGCTGTGCGACGGCGCCGACGCGCTGGCGCAGGGGTGCGATCTGCTGGTCATCGAGTCGACCTTCCTGGACGAGGACGAGGCCCTGGCCGTCGAGTACGGGCATCTGACCGCCGGGCAGGCCGCCCGGCTCGCCGCCGGGGCGGGGGTGCGGCATCTGGTGCTGACGCACTTCTCGCAGCGCTACGGCGACCCCTCCGAGTTCGAGCGCCAGGCGCGGGACGCGGGGTTCGAAGGGGAGCTCACGGTCGCCCAGGACCTGATGACGGTGGCGCTGCCCAAACGGCGCTGA
- a CDS encoding histidine triad nucleotide-binding protein gives MAGEPQADCLFCKIVSGEVPATVVRETDTTVAFRDINPQAPTHILVIPKVHHPDAAALAAAEPQVTADVLREAGAVAADEKLVETGYRVVFNTGSGAGQTVFHAHAHVLGGRGLNWPPG, from the coding sequence GTGGCGGGAGAACCGCAGGCCGACTGCCTGTTCTGCAAGATTGTGTCGGGGGAGGTGCCGGCCACCGTCGTCCGCGAGACGGACACCACCGTCGCATTCCGCGACATAAACCCCCAGGCGCCCACGCACATCCTGGTGATCCCCAAGGTGCACCACCCGGACGCGGCCGCACTCGCGGCGGCCGAACCGCAGGTCACCGCGGATGTGCTGCGTGAGGCGGGTGCGGTCGCCGCGGATGAGAAGCTCGTCGAGACGGGCTACCGCGTGGTGTTCAACACCGGCTCCGGCGCCGGTCAGACCGTCTTCCACGCGCACGCCCACGTCCTGGGCGGCCGCGGGCTCAACTGGCCCCCCGGATAA
- a CDS encoding 16S rRNA (uracil(1498)-N(3))-methyltransferase, whose amino-acid sequence MTAPVFVADSLAGAAAGARVRLEGPEGRHAVSVRRLRVGEPVVLTDGHGTGVQGTVAAVEGKDRLEVAVDEVRREAAPDPRITVVQALPKGDRGELAVETMTETGVDAVVPWSAARCITQWKGERGLKALGKWRSTAREAGKQSRRLTFPEVTDAMTTRQVTRLLAEARFAAVLHEEGGEPLATAQLPTSGEIVLVVGPEGGVSPEELAAFAEAGALPYRLGPSVLRTSTAGTAAAALLLGRTGRWG is encoded by the coding sequence GTGACCGCCCCGGTGTTCGTGGCCGACTCCCTGGCGGGCGCGGCCGCGGGGGCCCGGGTCCGGCTGGAGGGTCCGGAGGGACGCCACGCGGTGTCCGTAAGGCGGCTGCGCGTCGGTGAGCCGGTCGTGCTGACGGACGGCCACGGTACGGGCGTCCAGGGCACCGTGGCGGCCGTGGAGGGCAAGGACCGGCTGGAGGTCGCGGTGGACGAGGTGCGCCGGGAGGCGGCCCCGGACCCGAGGATCACCGTCGTCCAGGCGCTGCCCAAGGGCGACCGGGGCGAACTGGCGGTGGAGACCATGACGGAGACCGGCGTGGACGCCGTCGTGCCGTGGTCGGCCGCCCGCTGTATCACCCAGTGGAAGGGCGAGCGCGGCCTCAAGGCGCTCGGCAAGTGGCGGTCGACCGCGCGCGAGGCGGGCAAGCAGTCCCGTCGGCTGACCTTCCCCGAGGTCACGGACGCGATGACGACCCGGCAGGTAACCCGGCTGCTCGCCGAGGCCCGATTCGCCGCCGTGCTCCACGAGGAGGGCGGCGAGCCGCTCGCGACGGCCCAACTGCCCACGAGTGGCGAGATCGTACTGGTCGTCGGGCCCGAAGGAGGCGTGTCCCCGGAGGAGTTGGCGGCCTTCGCCGAGGCGGGCGCGCTGCCGTACCGGCTGGGCCCGAGCGTGCTGCGCACCTCCACGGCCGGAACGGCGGCCGCCGCGCTGCTGCTCGGCCGCACCGGCCGCTGGGGCTGA
- a CDS encoding nitronate monooxygenase, which translates to MSSALTDLYRYPIVQAPMAGGASCPQLAATVSEAGGLGFLAAGYKTPEAMYEEIKQLRGLTGRPFGMNLFMPQPPNPDPAAVAAYGERLAGEAAWYETPLGDPESGSDDAYDAKLAVLLDNPVPVVSFTFGCPTRAVLDALAKVGTRTVVTVTSPVEAQTAQWAGADAVCVQGVEAGGHQGTYSNDPAADGMGVGLGLLSLITLVREYVQIPIIAAGGIMRGSQIAAALSAGAVAAQLGTAFLVCPESGANALHKQAMTDPLFGRTELTRAFSGRPARGLVNRFMREHAPYAPAAYPQLHHMTSGLRKAAAKAGDPQGMALWAGQGHRLARDLPAARLVETLAVELDAARAALGLQPQWGAVS; encoded by the coding sequence ATGTCCTCCGCGCTGACCGATCTTTACCGGTACCCGATCGTGCAGGCGCCGATGGCGGGTGGAGCCTCCTGCCCGCAGCTCGCCGCCACTGTCTCCGAGGCCGGTGGCCTCGGTTTCCTCGCCGCCGGCTACAAGACGCCGGAGGCGATGTATGAGGAGATCAAACAGCTGCGGGGGCTGACCGGCCGGCCCTTCGGCATGAATCTGTTCATGCCGCAGCCGCCCAACCCCGACCCGGCCGCCGTCGCGGCCTACGGCGAGCGGCTCGCGGGTGAGGCGGCCTGGTACGAGACCCCGCTGGGCGACCCGGAGTCGGGCTCGGACGACGCGTACGACGCCAAGCTCGCCGTGCTTCTCGACAACCCCGTTCCGGTCGTCTCGTTCACCTTCGGCTGCCCGACCCGCGCCGTCCTCGACGCCCTCGCCAAGGTCGGCACCCGTACGGTCGTCACCGTGACCTCGCCCGTCGAGGCGCAGACCGCCCAGTGGGCGGGCGCCGACGCCGTCTGTGTGCAGGGTGTGGAGGCCGGCGGTCACCAGGGCACGTACAGCAATGACCCGGCCGCGGACGGGATGGGTGTCGGGCTCGGGCTGCTGTCGCTGATCACGCTGGTCCGTGAGTACGTCCAGATCCCGATCATCGCGGCGGGCGGGATCATGCGCGGTTCGCAGATCGCCGCCGCGCTGTCCGCGGGCGCGGTCGCGGCCCAGCTGGGGACCGCGTTCCTGGTGTGCCCCGAGTCCGGGGCGAACGCCCTGCACAAGCAGGCGATGACGGATCCGCTGTTCGGCCGCACCGAGCTGACCCGCGCCTTCTCCGGGCGCCCGGCCCGGGGCCTGGTCAACCGCTTCATGCGCGAGCACGCCCCGTACGCGCCCGCCGCCTACCCCCAGCTGCACCACATGACCTCCGGCCTCCGTAAGGCGGCCGCCAAGGCGGGTGACCCCCAGGGGATGGCGCTGTGGGCCGGGCAGGGCCACCGGCTGGCGCGTGATCTGCCCGCCGCGCGGCTGGTGGAGACGCTCGCGGTGGAACTCGACGCGGCTCGGGCCGCGTTGGGCCTTCAGCCCCAGTGGGGTGCGGTGTCGTGA
- the dnaJ gene encoding molecular chaperone DnaJ codes for MATDYYAVLGVPRDASQDQIKKAFRRLARELHPDVNPDPKTQERFKEINAAYEVLSDPQKKQVYDLGGDPNAGPGGGGAGGFGAGFGNFSDIMDAFFGTASQRGPRSRTRRGQDAMIRLDVELSEAAFGTTKDIQVDTAVVCTTCSGEGAAPGTSAQTCDMCRGRGEVSQVTRSFLGQVMTSRPCPQCQGFGTVVPTPCPECAGDGRIRSRRTLTVKIPAGVDNGTRIQLAGEGEVGPGGGPAGDLYVEIHEVPHPVFQRRGDDMHCTVTIPMTAAALGTKVPLETLDGLEEIDIRPGTQSGQSVPLHQRGVTHLRGGGRGDLIVHVEVTTPTKLDPEQEELLRRLSKLRGEERPTGEFKPGQQGLFSRLKDAFNGR; via the coding sequence GTGGCGACGGACTACTACGCAGTCCTGGGCGTGCCTCGTGATGCCTCGCAGGACCAGATCAAGAAGGCATTCCGGCGGCTCGCCCGAGAGCTGCATCCGGACGTGAACCCGGATCCGAAGACCCAGGAGCGGTTCAAGGAGATCAACGCCGCTTATGAGGTCTTGTCGGACCCGCAGAAGAAGCAGGTCTACGACCTGGGTGGGGACCCGAACGCCGGGCCGGGCGGCGGTGGCGCCGGCGGCTTCGGCGCGGGTTTCGGCAACTTCTCCGACATCATGGACGCGTTCTTCGGCACCGCCTCGCAGCGCGGTCCGCGTTCCAGGACCCGGCGCGGTCAGGACGCGATGATCCGGCTGGACGTGGAGCTCAGCGAGGCCGCGTTCGGGACCACCAAGGACATCCAGGTCGACACCGCGGTCGTCTGCACGACGTGCAGCGGCGAGGGCGCGGCGCCGGGCACCTCGGCGCAGACCTGTGACATGTGCCGTGGCCGCGGTGAGGTCTCCCAGGTGACGCGGTCCTTCCTGGGCCAGGTCATGACCTCGCGGCCGTGCCCGCAGTGCCAGGGCTTCGGCACCGTGGTGCCGACCCCGTGCCCGGAGTGCGCGGGCGACGGCCGGATCCGCTCGCGGCGCACCCTTACGGTGAAGATCCCCGCCGGTGTGGACAACGGCACCAGGATCCAGCTGGCCGGTGAGGGCGAGGTCGGACCGGGCGGCGGCCCGGCGGGCGACCTGTACGTGGAGATCCACGAGGTGCCGCACCCCGTCTTCCAGCGGCGCGGCGACGACATGCACTGCACGGTGACGATCCCGATGACCGCGGCGGCCCTCGGCACCAAGGTGCCGCTGGAGACGCTGGACGGCCTGGAGGAGATCGACATCCGACCCGGCACCCAGTCCGGCCAGTCGGTCCCGCTGCACCAGCGCGGCGTCACCCATCTGCGCGGCGGCGGCCGGGGCGACCTGATCGTGCACGTCGAGGTGACCACCCCGACCAAGCTCGACCCGGAGCAGGAGGAGCTGCTGCGGCGGCTGTCCAAGCTGCGCGGCGAGGAGCGCCCGACCGGCGAGTTCAAGCCGGGGCAGCAGGGGCTGTTCTCGCGGCTGAAGGACGCGTTCAACGGACGGTAG
- the hrcA gene encoding heat-inducible transcriptional repressor HrcA: MLSERRLEVLRAIVQDYVGTEEPVGSKALTERHRLGVSPATVRNDMAALEDEGFIAQPHTSAGRIPTDKGYRLFVDKLAGVKPLSSPERRAIQNFLDGAVDLDDVVGRTVRLLAQLTRQVAVVQYPSLTRSTVRHVELLPLAPARVMLVLITDTGRVEQRMVDCPTPVTEDSLADLRARLNSRVVGRRFADVPQLVQDLPESFEQEDRGTVSIVLSTLLETLVEETEERLMIGGTANLTRFVHDFPLTIRPVLEALEEQVVLLKLLGEAKDSGMTVRIGHENAHEGLTATSVVAVGYGSGDEAVAKLGVVGPTRMDYPGTMGAVRAVARYVGQILAES; this comes from the coding sequence GTGCTCAGCGAACGCAGACTCGAGGTGCTGCGTGCCATTGTCCAGGACTATGTGGGGACGGAGGAGCCGGTCGGCTCCAAGGCGCTCACCGAGCGGCACCGGCTGGGGGTCTCCCCGGCCACGGTGCGTAACGACATGGCCGCTCTGGAGGACGAGGGGTTCATCGCCCAGCCGCATACGAGCGCCGGGCGGATCCCCACGGACAAGGGCTATCGCCTCTTCGTGGACAAGCTGGCCGGAGTCAAGCCGCTGTCCAGCCCGGAGCGGCGGGCCATTCAGAACTTCCTGGACGGTGCGGTCGACCTCGACGACGTGGTGGGGCGCACGGTCCGGCTGCTGGCGCAGCTGACCCGGCAGGTGGCGGTGGTGCAGTATCCGTCGCTGACCCGTTCGACGGTGCGCCATGTGGAGCTGCTCCCGCTGGCCCCGGCCCGGGTGATGCTGGTGCTGATCACCGACACCGGGCGGGTGGAGCAGCGCATGGTCGACTGCCCCACCCCGGTCACCGAGGATTCGCTCGCCGATCTGCGCGCCCGGCTCAACAGCCGGGTCGTGGGGCGGCGTTTCGCGGATGTGCCGCAGTTGGTGCAGGATCTTCCGGAGTCCTTCGAACAGGAGGACCGGGGGACCGTCTCGATCGTGCTGTCGACCTTGCTCGAGACGCTCGTGGAGGAGACCGAGGAGCGGCTGATGATCGGCGGCACCGCGAACCTCACGCGTTTCGTGCATGATTTCCCCCTGACGATCCGGCCCGTTCTGGAGGCACTCGAGGAGCAGGTCGTCCTCCTCAAGCTGCTGGGCGAGGCCAAGGACTCGGGTATGACCGTGCGGATCGGGCATGAGAATGCTCACGAGGGGCTGACTGCCACCTCGGTCGTCGCGGTCGGCTACGGTTCCGGCGACGAGGCGGTCGCCAAACTCGGCGTGGTCGGACCGACCCGCATGGACTACCCCGGAACGATGGGAGCGGTACGCGCAGTGGCACGTTACGTCGGACAGATCCTGGCGGAGTCGTAA
- a CDS encoding MBL fold metallo-hydrolase, producing METCWEEAGWERLAPGVARRRMPEWDETVGVVVGRTDILVVDTGATLRAGAELRSGITRLTGRRPTRIALTHPHFDHVLGSAAFAGCEVYGATGLDELLRRERETLREDAIRHGVDRDAATEAVDHLASPHHLVCGELSLDLGGRTALLANVGPGHTAHDLAVLVPGRPEVVFCGDLVEESGTPQAGPDAIPGHWPAALDRLLALGGADARYVPGHGSVVDAAFVRAQRDELAARFGVSG from the coding sequence ATGGAGACGTGTTGGGAAGAGGCGGGCTGGGAGCGGCTCGCGCCCGGTGTGGCCCGCCGTCGGATGCCGGAGTGGGACGAGACGGTCGGCGTGGTCGTCGGACGGACCGACATCCTCGTCGTGGACACCGGCGCGACCCTGCGCGCCGGGGCCGAACTGCGCTCCGGGATCACCCGGCTGACCGGCCGCCGCCCCACCCGGATCGCGCTCACCCATCCGCACTTCGACCATGTCCTGGGCTCGGCCGCCTTCGCGGGCTGCGAGGTCTACGGAGCCACGGGCCTGGACGAGCTGCTGCGCCGTGAGCGGGAGACGCTGCGCGAGGACGCGATCCGCCACGGGGTGGACCGGGACGCCGCCACCGAGGCAGTGGACCATCTGGCCTCCCCGCACCACCTGGTCTGCGGGGAGCTCAGCCTCGACCTCGGCGGCCGTACGGCGCTGCTGGCCAATGTGGGGCCGGGCCACACCGCCCATGACCTGGCCGTCCTGGTGCCCGGCCGGCCCGAGGTGGTCTTCTGCGGCGATCTGGTGGAGGAGTCCGGGACGCCCCAGGCCGGGCCCGACGCGATCCCCGGCCACTGGCCCGCCGCCCTCGACCGGCTGCTCGCCCTCGGCGGCGCGGACGCGCGGTACGTCCCGGGGCACGGCTCCGTGGTGGACGCCGCGTTCGTACGGGCCCAACGCGACGAACTGGCCGCCCGCTTCGGCGTGTCCGGCTAG